From the Labrus mixtus chromosome 17, fLabMix1.1, whole genome shotgun sequence genome, one window contains:
- the LOC132991851 gene encoding lysosome membrane protein 2-like isoform X2, whose translation MTRRSCAIYAVGIICASLLVVGIGLIVGQVFRTFMQERLKKEIVLVEGSRVFESWKTPPPPVYMEYFFFNVTNVDQFLKGSKPEVTQVGPYTYREYRYKENVTMVENGTRVSAYNTKSFVFLRDKSVGDPTVDSITTVNIPAWAVMDKLKNNFWKASFVSVMMNNVGSGLFTTRTVDELLWGYEDPLLARLSSSSPDVEKVFGLMYKKNGTNDGEFVYHTGQQNYMDYGRVETWKGKSQVSFWTSNQSNSINGSDGSAFHPLLNKDERLYIFTPDLCRSIYMEFEKEVEVKGIPAYRFTPPRSVLASKEENPANEGFCISPKECLGTGLLKVSPCRKGAPVVASFPHFHLADSKYVSAIGGMSPQREHHQTYLDLNPTTGVIVRANKRAQVNILMHKISGFAKTRPLSEIIFPVMFLNESVVIDDASAARVHKLLLIVTLVSNFPLIIVGLGAIMLAIFILLLYRARQQKTATEDETSYSPVSDKEKDDSQNGTYIGLTAKADPQA comes from the exons ATGACGCGGAGGTCCTGCGCGATCTATGCGGTGGGGATCATCTGCGCGTCCCTGCTGGTCGTTGGGATTGGCTTAATCGTGGGTCAAGTTTTCCGCACCTTCATGCAAGAACGCCTGAAAaag GAGATAGTGTTGGTAGAGGGCAGCCGTGTGTTTGAGTCATGGaaaacccctccccctcccgtCTACATGGAGTATTTCTTCTTCAACGTGACCAATGTGGACCAGTTCCTTAAAGGGTCCAAGCCAGAGGTCACTCAGGTCGGACCCTACACGTACAG GGAGTACAGGTATAAGGAAAATGTGACCATGGTGGAAAACGGCACCAGAGTGTCCGCCTACAACACCAAAAGCTTTGTGTTCCTGAGAGACAAGTCTGTGGGTGACCCAACTGTTGATAGCATCACCACTGTCAACATCCCTGCTTGG GCTGTGATGGACAAGTTGAAAAATAATTTCTGGAAAGCCTCGTTTGTGTCCGTCATGATGAACAATGTGGGGAGCGGCCTCTTCACCACGCGCACCGTGGATGAGTTGCTGTGGGGCTACGAAGACCCCTTACTGGCTCGCCTTTCTTCCTCCAGTCCTGATGTGGAGAAAGTCTTTGGCCTCATGTACAAG AAAAATGGAACCAATGACGGGGAGTTTGTCTACCACACTGGGCAGCAGAACTACATGGACTATGGCCGTGTCGAAACATGGAAAGGCAAAAG CCAGGTGTCGTTCTGGACGTCGAACCAAAGCAACAGCATCAACGGATCAGATGGAAGTGCGTTCCATCCTCTGTTGAACAAAGACGAACGCCTTTACATCTTCACTCCTGACCTCTGCAG GTCCATCTACATGGAGTTTGAAAAAGAGGTAGAGGTGAAAGGAATCCCGGCCTATCGCTTCACCCCACCTCGCTCCGTCTTGGCCAGCAAAGAGGAGAACCCGGCCAACGAGGGTTTCTGCATCAGCCCAAAGGAGTGCCTGGGAACGGGCCTTCTTAAAGTCAGTCCATGTCGGAAAG GAGCCCCGGTGGTCGCCTCCTTCCCTCATTTCCACCTGGCAGACTCTAAATATGTGTCAGCCATCGGAGGAATGTCCCCTCAAAGAGAGCATCACCAAACCTACCTTGACCTCAACCCG ACCACTGGAGTGATTGTACGTGCAAACAAGAGAGCGCAGGTGAACATCCTGATGCACAAAATCTCTGGATTCGC GAAAACTAGGCCTTTGAGTGAAATCATCTTTCCTGTCATGTTCCTCAATGAG AGTGTGGTGATCGATGACGCGTCTGCAGCCAGAGTGCACAAGCTGCTCCTCATCGTCACCCTCGTGTCTAACTTCCCGCTCATCATCGTGGGACTGGGCGCCATCATGCTCGCCATCTTCATCCTCCTTCTGTACCGGGCCCGACAACAGAAG ACCGCTACTGAAGACGAAACTTCCTACTCCCCGGTCAGCGACAAGGAAAAAGACGACTCGCAAAACGGAACCTACATCGGTTTGACCGCTAAAGCAGACCCCCAAGCTtga
- the LOC132991851 gene encoding lysosome membrane protein 2-like isoform X1, with translation MTRRSCAIYAVGIICASLLVVGIGLIVGQVFRTFMQERLKKEIVLVEGSRVFESWKTPPPPVYMEYFFFNVTNVDQFLKGSKPEVTQVGPYTYREYRYKENVTMVENGTRVSAYNTKSFVFLRDKSVGDPTVDSITTVNIPAWAVMDKLKNNFWKASFVSVMMNNVGSGLFTTRTVDELLWGYEDPLLARLSSSSPDVEKVFGLMYKKNGTNDGEFVYHTGQQNYMDYGRVETWKGKSQVSFWTSNQSNSINGSDGSAFHPLLNKDERLYIFTPDLCRSIYMEFEKEVEVKGIPAYRFTPPRSVLASKEENPANEGFCISPKECLGTGLLKVSPCRKGAPVVASFPHFHLADSKYVSAIGGMSPQREHHQTYLDLNPTTGVIVRANKRAQVNILMHKISGFAKTRPLSEIIFPVMFLNESVVIDDASAARVHKLLLIVTLVSNFPLIIVGLGAIMLAIFILLLYRARQQKNEAKRVVFTKALYATATEDETSYSPVSDKEKDDSQNGTYIGLTAKADPQA, from the exons ATGACGCGGAGGTCCTGCGCGATCTATGCGGTGGGGATCATCTGCGCGTCCCTGCTGGTCGTTGGGATTGGCTTAATCGTGGGTCAAGTTTTCCGCACCTTCATGCAAGAACGCCTGAAAaag GAGATAGTGTTGGTAGAGGGCAGCCGTGTGTTTGAGTCATGGaaaacccctccccctcccgtCTACATGGAGTATTTCTTCTTCAACGTGACCAATGTGGACCAGTTCCTTAAAGGGTCCAAGCCAGAGGTCACTCAGGTCGGACCCTACACGTACAG GGAGTACAGGTATAAGGAAAATGTGACCATGGTGGAAAACGGCACCAGAGTGTCCGCCTACAACACCAAAAGCTTTGTGTTCCTGAGAGACAAGTCTGTGGGTGACCCAACTGTTGATAGCATCACCACTGTCAACATCCCTGCTTGG GCTGTGATGGACAAGTTGAAAAATAATTTCTGGAAAGCCTCGTTTGTGTCCGTCATGATGAACAATGTGGGGAGCGGCCTCTTCACCACGCGCACCGTGGATGAGTTGCTGTGGGGCTACGAAGACCCCTTACTGGCTCGCCTTTCTTCCTCCAGTCCTGATGTGGAGAAAGTCTTTGGCCTCATGTACAAG AAAAATGGAACCAATGACGGGGAGTTTGTCTACCACACTGGGCAGCAGAACTACATGGACTATGGCCGTGTCGAAACATGGAAAGGCAAAAG CCAGGTGTCGTTCTGGACGTCGAACCAAAGCAACAGCATCAACGGATCAGATGGAAGTGCGTTCCATCCTCTGTTGAACAAAGACGAACGCCTTTACATCTTCACTCCTGACCTCTGCAG GTCCATCTACATGGAGTTTGAAAAAGAGGTAGAGGTGAAAGGAATCCCGGCCTATCGCTTCACCCCACCTCGCTCCGTCTTGGCCAGCAAAGAGGAGAACCCGGCCAACGAGGGTTTCTGCATCAGCCCAAAGGAGTGCCTGGGAACGGGCCTTCTTAAAGTCAGTCCATGTCGGAAAG GAGCCCCGGTGGTCGCCTCCTTCCCTCATTTCCACCTGGCAGACTCTAAATATGTGTCAGCCATCGGAGGAATGTCCCCTCAAAGAGAGCATCACCAAACCTACCTTGACCTCAACCCG ACCACTGGAGTGATTGTACGTGCAAACAAGAGAGCGCAGGTGAACATCCTGATGCACAAAATCTCTGGATTCGC GAAAACTAGGCCTTTGAGTGAAATCATCTTTCCTGTCATGTTCCTCAATGAG AGTGTGGTGATCGATGACGCGTCTGCAGCCAGAGTGCACAAGCTGCTCCTCATCGTCACCCTCGTGTCTAACTTCCCGCTCATCATCGTGGGACTGGGCGCCATCATGCTCGCCATCTTCATCCTCCTTCTGTACCGGGCCCGACAACAGAAG AATGAAGCTAAGCGCGTTGTGTTTACCAAGGCTCTCTATGCT ACCGCTACTGAAGACGAAACTTCCTACTCCCCGGTCAGCGACAAGGAAAAAGACGACTCGCAAAACGGAACCTACATCGGTTTGACCGCTAAAGCAGACCCCCAAGCTtga